In Corvus hawaiiensis isolate bCorHaw1 chromosome 35, bCorHaw1.pri.cur, whole genome shotgun sequence, a genomic segment contains:
- the LOC125319004 gene encoding zinc finger protein 436-like: MEEEAVRKRKMPRDPQADKELRTEPREDKSPRQNLVEEAVLSGSMAQESNGEEKPQRSLRRRGCKRSPGSSEEERPTLCWEGDQRSSQSSDVVVHEQLQTGEKPHKCLECGKSFSKSSTLIRHEMIHTGERPYECQECGKSFRGSSDLLRHQMIHTGEWPYECGECGKSFRESSSLIIHQRTHTRERPYECLECGKSFRHRSSLTVHQRLHTGERPYECGECGQSFRQSSELIIHQRSHTGERPYECPECGKRFQTSSHLLLHQRTHTGERPFRCPDCRKSFNRNSHLVRHRRIHTGEGPYECPECGKRFQTSSSLLKHQQLHTEDRPFRCPECGKGFKRSPHFIRHRLTHTGERPYGCPECGKSFSQRYNLICHQKIHTGEGLYECPECGKSFTQSSALTRHQQKHR; the protein is encoded by the exons ATGGAGGAGgaagctgtgaggaagaggaagatgccgcGGGACCctcaggcag acaaggagctgaggacggagcccagggaggacaaatccccgcggcagaacctggtggaagaggccgTTTTGAGCGGCTCCATGGCGCAGGAATCCAacggggaggaaaagccccagAGATCCCTtaggaggaggggctgcaaacgcagcccagggagctctgaggaggaaagacccaccctgtgctgggaaggCGACCAGAGATCCAGCCAGAGTTCAGACGTGGTGGTCCATGAGCAGCTTCAAACTGgagagaagccccacaagtgcttggaatgtgggaagagcttcagcaagAGCTCCACCCTGATCCGCCACGAAatgatccacactggggaacggccctacgagtgccaggaatgtgggaagagcttcagaggCAGTTCTGACCTGCTTcgccaccagatgatccacactggggaatggccctacgagtgtggggaatgtgggaagagcttcagagaAAGCTCCAGCCTGATCATCCACCAGAGAACCCACACTAGGGAGAGGCCGTATGAGTgcctggaatgtgggaagagcttcaggcaCAGATCCAGCCTGACTGTCCACCAGAGgctccacactggggagaggccctatgagtgtggggaatgtgggcagagcttcagacagagctctgagctgaTCATCCACCAGAGGagccacactggggagaggccctacgagtgtcctgagtgtgggaagaggtttcagacgAGCTCTcatctcctcctgcaccagcggACTCACACAGGGGAGCGGCctttccgctgccccgactgcagGAAGAGCTTCAACCGCAACTCCCACCTTGTCAggcaccggcgcatccacactggggaggggccctacgagtgtcccgagtgtgggaagaggtttcagaccagctccAGTCTCCTCAAGCACCAGCAGCTTCACACAGAGGacaggcccttccgctgccccgaatgtgggaagggcttcaaacgCAGCCCCCACTTCATCAGGCACAGGCTcacccacactggggagaggccctatgggtgtcccgagtgtgggaagagcttcagccagagatACAACCTCATCTGCCACCAGaagatccacactggggagggGCTCTATGAGTGTCCCGAGTGTGGCAAGAGCTTCACCCAGAGCTCAGCCTTGACCAGACACCAACAGAAGCACCGGTAA